The sequence below is a genomic window from Streptomyces sp. NBC_00289.
ACGCAGCCGCTCCGGGTCGGTCGTCGGGGCGTCACACGTGAAGTTACGGCAGACGTACGCCGTTGGTTCACCGCCGACCAGGGGCCGGTCGCCGAGCAGCGGGAACTCGTCACTCTCCGGAGTACCGACCGCCACCACCGACCCCGGAGCCGCACCCAGAAGTGCCGTACGGTGCAAGGCTTTTGTGGCCGGATCGTCGATTGCCGGACCGACCACCGCGACCTCACGCGGCCCGTCGAGCAACGCCTCCGCGACGGCCAGCCCCCAGCCGACGAACCGGGGCACACGCGGCCCGAGCGCCTTGACCACACCCAGCGCCCGCTCCGCCGCGGTGCGATGGGCCTCCGATCCGGTCTGGGCCGCGTAACCCAGCAGCGCGCCCGCCGCCGCGGTCCAGCCGGACGGCGTCGCGTTGTCGGTCGGGTCCTGCGGCCGCCGGATCAGCCGCTCGGCGTCGGCCGCCGTGTCGAACAGGGCGCCCGACTCCGGGTCCGCGAACCGGGCCAGGACGTGGTCCAGGAGGAACCCGGCGAACTCCAGCCACACGCCCTCCCCGGTGACGGAGGCCAGCGCGAGGAAACCCTCCGCCACGTCGGCGTAGTCCTCCAGCACCCCCGCGTTGGCCCCGGCCCGACCGTCCTTGCTGGTGCGGGCGAGCCGCGCGTGATCGTCGAGATGCAGCCGTACGAGGAGATCGGCGGCCCCGACCGCCGCCTCGACCAGGTCGGGGCGGTCGAAGTAGGCGCCGGTCTCGGCCAGCGCCGCGACCGCGAGCCCGTTCCAGGCGGCGACGACCTTGTCGTCACGGCCGGGGGCAGGCCGCTGCGCCCGGCTCCGCAGCAGCCGCTCCCGGACGGACTCGATCCTCTCGGCGTCGTGCCCGCCCTCCCGCTGCGGGAGTTGCAGGACGGAGGAGCCGTGCTCGAAAGTGCCCTCCTCGCTCACCCCGAAGTGCTCGGCGGCCAGACGCGCGTCCTCCTCGCCGAGCACCTCGGCCAGCTGCCCGGGCGTCCACACGTAGTACACGCCCTCGACGTGCCGCCCCGTCCCGTCGTCGCTGTCGGCGTCGAGCGCCGAGGCGAACCCGCCCTCGCTCGTCCGCAGTTCCCGCACCATGAAGTCGGCGGTCTCCAGCGCGACCCGCCGGGCCAGCTCCGATCCGGTGGCCCGCCAGAGGTGGGCGTAGACCCGGCAGAGCAGGGCGTTGTCGTAGAGCATCTTCTCGAAGTGGGGCACGACCCAGTCCCGGTCCACCGAGTAGCGCGCGAAGCCGCCGCCGAGCTGGTCGTAGATCCCGCCCCGGGCCATGCGCTCACAGGTGTCCCGCGCCATCTGGAGCGCGCCCTCGGCGCCGGTCCGCGCGTGATGCCGCAGCAGGAACTCGATCACCATGGACGGCGGGAACTTCGGCGCCCCGCCGAATCCGCCGCGCTGCGGGTCGTACTCCCGGGTCAGCCCGAGCAGCGCCTGCGCGAGCTCCTCCTCACCGGGTGCCCTGCTGTCGCCGTAGGAGATCTCCCGCCCCGCCAGATCCCGCACGATCTTCCCCGCGACCTCGGCAACCTCTTCGCGCCGCTCGGTCCAGGCCTGCCCGACCCCGTCGAGCACCTGCCGGAACGACGGCATGCCGTGCCGGGGCTCCGGCGGGAAATACGTCCCGAAGTAGAACGGCTCGGCCTCCGGTGTCAGGAACACGGTCATCGGCCAGCCGCCCTGGCCGGTGGCCGCCTGGACGGCCTCCATATAGACGGCGTCGACGTCGGGGCGCTCCTCACGGTCGACCTTGACCGGGACGAACTGCGCGTTGAGCCGGTCGGCGGTCTCCGGGTCCTCGAAGGACTCGTGAGCCATGACATGACACCAGTGGCAGCTGCTGTACCCGACGCTCAGCAGCACCGGCACACCGCGCCGCCGGGCCTCCTCGAACGCCTCGGCCGACCAGGGCCACCAGTCGACGGGGTTGTCGGCGTGCTGGAGAAGATAGGGGGACGTCTCGTGGGCCAGTCGGTTCGGCATACGGTCCATCCTGCCGCAGTACCCCGGAAACACCGGACAGCACCGGGTACGGCGCGGCCGGTGCGCGGGGCGGGCCCGCACGCGTCCCGATGATCCCGCCCTCTCCCCTCCGACCAACATCGGCAGCACACTTGACCGTGCAACCCGTTGCCGCCGGAGGGGGAATGACATGCGGGACAGTCATCGGGCCGAGGCCGAACGGTTGTTGGCCCGGGCCGTCGAGGAGGAGGTGCGCCGGTCCGGCGGGCGCACCGACGGGAGCGTGCTGTTGTCACGGGCGCGCGGCTCACTGGACGCCATGGCCCAGACGGCCGCCGAGGAGTACGAGGCGTACACGCGCGCGCAGGACGCGGCGCGGGCCGGGCAGCTCACGTTCGGACAGCGGTACGCGCGCGAGGGCGCCGGCACCCCCCTGCTGGTGGCCGGTGTCGCGGCGGTGGCCGCCGCGGTCGCCGATCTGGCGCTCGGTACCGGTGCGGGCACGGCGCTGGGCGCGGGAGTGACCGTGGGTGTGGTGGGTGCGGCGGCGACGGTGGTGAAGGTGGCGGGCTCGCACGTGCCGGCCGCCCATCACCGGGCGGGCGCCATCGGTCAGCCCGGCGGCCCCGAGCAGTTGCGTCTGCAGTGGCTGACGGCGCTGGAGGTGCGGGGCATCCGTCCGTTCCTCGACCAGCAGCGGGTACGGAACGCCTCCACCGGACCGAAGAGGACGGGGCCGCGGCTGCGCGGCACCGACAAGAGCGCGGCGGCCCGCGGGCGCAGTGTGCTGCAGCAGTCGTTCGGTCAGCTGCCCGAGCCGGCGGATCCGTTCGCGGGGCGTCGGCAGGAGCTGGGGCGGATCCGGCAGTGGGTACAGGCGGCCCGCGCGAGCACCGAGACTCGGCCGACGGTCGTGGTGCTGCACGGTGCCCCCGGCAGCGGTCGTTCCGCGCTCGCGGTCCGGGCCGCCCACGACCTCCGGGACCAGTTCCGCGGTGCCTGCCTCGTCGATCTGCGCGGTGACAGTCCGGAGGAGCCTCCGCTGCCGACCCGCGACGCGCTGCTGCACCTGCTCAACCGTCTCGGCGCCCCGCGCGAGCAACTGCTGTTCCGGGAGCGCTCCTCCCCCGACCAGCAGGTCAAGCGCCTGGGTGAGCTCTACCAGCAGCATCTGACCGGGGTACCGGTGACGATCATCCTGGACGACGCCCCGGATCCCGAGCAGGTCCGCGCCCTCGTCCCCGAGCGCTCCGACAGCCTGGTCCTGGTGACCGCCCGCAAGCCGCTCGAGCTGCCCGCCGGGCTCTCGGCCTGGGTGCACCAACTGCCGGTCGAGTCGCTGGACGGGGCGGGCGCCGAGGAGCTGCTGGGCGCGGCGGCGCAGGACGGTTCCGGTCCCTACGACGCCGAGGCCACCGACCGGATCGGCCTGCTGTGCGGCGGGCTGCCGCTGGCGCTGCGGATCGCGGGCTCGTCCCTGGGCCCGCGCTCGCCCCGCCGGCTGGCCACCGATCTGGAGGCGTACGGGCCGGTGGAGCCCGTCGAGCGGGTGCTGTGGCTGCGCTACACCGACCAGGCGGACGCGGCACGCCGGTTGTTGCGCCGGCTGGCGCTCGCCGGCCGGGCCTCGCTGGGCGCCGCGGCGGCCGCCGCGCTGCTGGCCACGGACCGGACGGAGGCGGGAAGCCGGTTGGAGGCCCTGGCCCGGGCAGGACTGATCGACCATGTCCGCGGTGACCGTTACCGCCTGCACGACTCGGTCCGCGCCTTCGCCCAGGCGCGGCTGGCCGACGAGGAGGAGCCGGCCGAGCGTACGGCGGCGCAGGAGCGGCTGATCGTGAACTACGCCGAGCTGGCGGACTCGGTGCTGCGACTGGTCGACGGCAACATGTCGACCCGCTCGGACCGGTTCAGCCCGCACGGCTTCACCTCTCTCGACGAGGCGTTGCGCTGGCTGGACGACGAGTCGAGCTTCATCACGGCGACGCTCCGGCACGCGGAGGGCGTCGACCAGGGTGCCGTGCTGAACCTGCTCGGCGCCCTGTGCGACTACTGCCTGCTGCGCGGCGACCTCTACCGGCTGGGTGAGATCAGCGAGCTGGCGCAGGCCGTCGACCAGGGGCTGCTGGTGCGCTCGGTGCAGTGGCGTACGGGTATCGCGGCCCGTCAGCTGGGCGAGCTGGACAAGGCGCGGACGACGCTGACCTCGGTGGTCGACCTGTACATGGAGGCGCATCACGACGCGGGCGCGGCCCGCGCGCTGTGTTCGCTCGGCATCACGCTGCATCACCAGGGCAACCTCGCCGAGGCGGCGGAGAGACTCCGGGAGGCGCTGGAACTACAGGCGGCACCCGAGCTGGACACGGACCGTGCCTGGACGATGCACGCGCTGGCGGCGGTGGAGCGCGACCGCGCCCACGTCTCCGAGTCGCTGGACCTGCTGACCCGCTCGCTGGTCCTGCACCGGGCGGGCGAGTCGGTGCACGGTGAGGCGTGGGCCCACTTCCAGCTCGGCCAGCTGGGCCTGCGCATGGGTGACGTGCCGCGCGCGGAGTCGGAGCTGCGGACCGCCCTGGACCTGTACGGCCGCACCCGCGACGCCCGCGGCGAGGCCTGGGCGCTGACCCAGCTGGCGCGGGCCCGTCTGGTGGACGGCGATCCCGTCACGGCGGTGGACGGCCTGCGGCAGGCGGCCGCGCGCCACCGCGACAACGAGGACGCCCGCGGCGAGGGCTGGACGGTGTACTACCTGGGACAGGCCCTGGAGGAGACGGGCGACCTGGAGCACGCGGTCCGTGAACTGGAACGCTCGCGCACGATGTTCTCGCGGATGCGGGACGTGTACGGCCTCGCCTGCGCCCGGCATCATTCGGCCCGGGTCACGCGTGACCAGCGCGCCGCCCAGACGGGCTCGTTGCGCAACTCCGGCTTCGCCCGGCAGCTCCTGGTCGACGCCCGCGCCGACTTCCAGCGCATCGGGGTCGCCCACGGCGAGGCCTGGACGTGCCTGGAGCTGGTGGTCGTCGACGCGGGCAACGGCCGTACGGGGCAGGCGCTGGAGCTGTGCGACGAGGCGGCGGCCCTGTTCGCGTCGTACGGCGACCGCCGCGGTGAGGACTGGGCCCGCTTCCTGCGCTGCACCCTGTTGCCGTACGCGGCTCCCGGCGGTGTGGAGGTCGGCACGGCGGTGGCCCAGCAGGAGCTGGCGGAGCTGTCCCGCGCGGGGCATCCGTCCCGGGACGGGAAGCTGGAGGACTGTCTCGAGGCGTACCAGCTACTGCTGGAGCGGGGGGTCGACCTGGACGCGGGATGGCAGGCATGGCGGCTCGGCATGGTGCCGAACCGCCACGCGCGGGAGGTGATGGGGGTGGCGGTGCCGGCCGAGCGCTGACGCCCGGCGGCGGACCGGCGCCCTCCGCCTCCGCGCGGGTCAGCCCCGCGGGGCCTTGCTGTCAGCCGCCTTGCCGTCGGCCGAGGCGCCCTCGGCCGCGGCTGCGGCCTCCGGGTCGGAGTCGGCGGGCTGCTTGAAGTCGACCTTGCCCATGTGCTTGCTCATCGACTTCATCAGGGCCCACACCGCCAGGGCCATCGCCGCGAAGACGATGAAGCCGAGGACGCCGGGGGTGACCTTGTTCTCGTCCACCTCCTTGGCGAGGGGGACGAGATGCGTCATTGCCAGGCTTGCGCTTGCACTCATGTCAGGCATTGTCGCGGATGCCCGCAAAGAGGTCGTCCTCGGGGAGGGAGCTGTCCACGAGGGACTTCGCGAGCTCGTACTCCTCGGTCGGCCAGACCTCCCTCTGGAGGTCCATCGGGACGCGGAACCAGCCGCCGTCGGGGTCGATCTGCGTGGCGTGCGCGATCAGTGCCTTGTCGCGGATCTCGAAGAACTCGGCGCACGGGATGTGCGTGGTCAGCGTGCGCTCGGTGCGCTCGAACTCCGACCACCGCTTGAGCCAGTCCCCGTACGGCGACTCGAGGCCGCGGTCCAGCAGCGCGTTGTGCAGCGCCTCGGTGCGCGGGCGGTTGAAGCCCTGGTTGTAGTACAGCTTCAGCGACTGGTACGCCGGGCCGAACTCGGCCTCGGGGTACTTCTCGGTGTCCGCCGCGCCCTCGAAGGCCACCATCGAGATCTTGTGGGTCATGATGTGGTCGGGGTGCGGGTAGCCGCCGTTCTCGTCGTAGGTCGTGATCACCTGGGGACGGAACGAGCGGATCTGCTTCACCAGCTCACCGGCCGCCTTGTCGACGTCCTCCAGGGCGAAGCAGCCCTCGGGGAGCGGCGGCAGCGGGTCGCCCTCGGGCAGGCCGGAGTCGACGAAGCCGAGCCACTCCTGCTTGACGCCGAGGATCTCGCGGGCCTCGTCCATCTCCTTCTTGCGTACCTCGTGGATGTGCTCCTCGATGTACTTGTCGCCCTGCAGCTTCGGGTTGAGGATGGAGCCGCGCTCCCCACCGGTGCAGGTCACGACCAGTACGTCCACCCCCTCGGACACGTACTTCGCCATGGTGGCCGCGCCCTTGCTCGACTCGTCGTCGGGGTGGGCGTGCACGGCCATCAGTCGCAGCTGGTCAGTCAAGACTCAATCCTCGTAAGTCGGCGCCCGGTGTGAACGGGTGCGATCGGCGGCTTCTATAGTGACCGAATCGGGGGGCGAATAATTCCGGGGCCGGGTTCTCGGAGCCCCTTCGGGGCCTCGGTCCCGCCCTGCCGAGAGGACGATCATGAGTACGGCGAGCACGCGGCTGCCCGAGGGCCGGTACGGCCGCTCCTCGGACGAGCGTTCGGACCGCAGGCTCAAGACCGTCGGTGCCGTCCTCGCGGTGGCGCTTCTCACTCTGGTCGGCTACTTCGCCTACCACTACGTCGGTGAGAACGAGATCAGCGCGCAGGTGATCACCTTCGATCCCTCGAAGGACGCGGTGAAGGTGCATCTGGAGGTCCGCAAGGACTCCGGTGCCAGTGGTTACTGCACCCTGCGGTCCCAGGCGGCCAACGGCGCCGAGGTGGGCCGGGCCGACTTCCACTTCGACGGGAGCGACACCCGCATCGACCGGGTCGTCACGCTGCGTACCACCTCGCCGGGCACGACGGCCGAGCTCCTGGGCTGCCACTCCGACTGACCTCAGCCCGAATACGTAGACGCTGACCTGCGCTGACGTAGTTCTGGGGGCTTATGTCCTCCCCCTTACGCCGCTGAATTGTTAGGCTCGTGGTTTCGCCCTTCCGTGAAAGAACATTCTTCTGGGTAGGGCGATGCTTTGTATCCCCAGTACCTACGAGGAGCACCTGTGACCCAGACCAGCGAGAACGTCACCTGGCTGACCCAGGAGGCGTACAACAAGCTCAAGGACGAGCTTGAGTACCTTACTGGTCCTGCGCGCACGGAGATCGCCGCCAAGATCGCGGCCGCGCGCGAGGAGGGCGATCTGCGTGAGAACGGCGGGTACCACGCGGCCAAGGAGGAGCAGGGCAAGCAGGAGCTCCGTGTGCGCCAGCTGACCCAGCTTCTGGAGAACGCCCAGGTCGGTGAGGCACCGAGCTCGACGGACGGCACGGTCGCGCCCGGCATGGTCGTGACGATCGCCTTCGACGGCGACGAGGACGACACCCTGTCGTTCCTGCTCGCCTCCCGCGAGTACGCCAGCGCCGACATCGAGACCTACTCGCCGCAGTCCCCGCTGGGCACCGGCGTGATGGGCCACAAGGTCGGCGAGGACGCGGAGTACGAGTTGCCCAACGGCAAGCGCGCCTCCGTGAAGATCCTCAAGGCCAAGCCCTACAGCGCCTGATCCCGCCCCGCACGCCCTTGACAGGCCCCCGGCGTCCGCGTGACGCCGGGGGCTTCGTCATGCGGTCGCGGACCGGTACTTGCGGACCGACAGCGTTCTGAAGATGAGGATGATCAGGACGGAGTAGATCAGCGAGGCCCACACCGGATGCACCATGGGCCAGGCGTCCGACGTGGACTGGCCCGGGTTGGCGAAGAGCACCCGGCATGCCTGGACGGTGGCGCTGAAGGGGTTCCACTCGGCGACATGGCGCAGCCACGGGGTCATGTGACTGGTGTCCACGAACGCGTTGGAGATGAAGGTCACCGGGAAGAGCCAGATCAGTCCGCCGGAGGTGGCCGCCTCGGGTGTGCGGACGGACAGGCCGATCAGGGCGCCGATCCAGGTGAACGCGTATCCGAGCAGGAGCAGCAGGCCGAAGGCGCCGAGGACCCGGCCGGCGTTGGTGTTGCCGTCGGACCCGACGCGCCAGCCGACCAGGAGGGCGACCACCGCGAGCACGAGCAGGGTCAGCGCGGTCTGCACGAGGTCGGCGAGCGTGCGCCCGGTCAGCACCGCGCCGCGTGCCATGGGAAGTGAGCGGAAGCGGTCGATGAGGCCCTTGTGCATGTCGTCGGCGATGCCCGCGCCCGAACTCGCGGTGGCGAACGTGACGGTCTGCGCGAAGATGCCCGCCATCAGGAAGTTCTTGTAGGCGGTGGCGCTGCTGCTGCCGCCGATCTGCATGGATCCGCCGAAGACGTAGCTGAACAGCACCACGAACATGATCGGCTGGATCAGCCCGAAGATCACCATCTCCGGGATGCGGGACATCCGGATCAGGTTGCGCTGGGCGAGCACCAGCGAGTCACGCACGGACTGGCTCAGGGCGTTGGCGGGCGCCGCGACGCGCGCGGCCTCGGTACTGGCGCTCACTGGGTGGCCTCCTTCTTCTGCTGGGGGGCCTTGGCGTCCGCCGGCCCGCCGTTCGCCTCGTCCGCCGTCTCGGCCAGGTGACCGGTGAGGGAGAGGAAGACGTCGTCCAGGGTGGGGCGGCGCAGGCCGATGTCGTCGATCTCGATACCGCGGGCGTCGAGTTCCCGGATGACCTCGGCGAGGAGCTTGGCGCCGCCGGTGACGGGGACGGTGAGCTTGCGGGTGTGGTCCTCGATGGAGGTCTCCCCCTTGCCGAAGCCGGCCAGCACCTCGGCGGCGGTCGCGATGTGGTCGCGCTCGTGGACGACGACCTCGACGCGCTCGCCGCCGGTGCGGGCCTTGAGCTGGTCGGAGGTGCCGCGGGCGATGACCTTGCCCTGGTCGACCACCGCGATGTCGTGGGCGAGGTGGTCGGCCTCCTCCAGGTACTGCGTGGTCAGCAGGAGGGTCGTGCCGCCGGAGACGAGTTGCTTGATGACCTCCCACAGCTGCTGGCGGTTGCGGGGGTCCAGGCCGGTCGTCGGTTCGTCCATGAACATCACGGGCGGGGAGACGACCAGGGCCGCGGCCAGGTCGAGCCGGCGGCGCATGCCTCCGGAGTAGGTCTTCGCGGGGCGGTCGGCGGCGTCGGTGAGGTGGAACTGCTCGAGCAGCTCCTCGGCCCGGGCCTTCGCGGCCTTGGCCTTCATCTGGTAGAGCCGGCCGACCATCTGGATGTTCTCGCGGCCGGTCAGGTACTCGTCGACGGCGGCGAACTGGCCGGACAGGCCGATGGACCGCCGTACCTCGTTGGGCTGCTTGAGCACGTCGAGGCCGGCCACGACCGCCCTGCCGCTGTCGGGGCGCAGGAGCGTGGTCAGACAGCGGACCGTCGTCGTCTTGCCCGCGCCGTTCGGCCCGAGCAGGCCCAGCACGGTGCCCTCGGGGACGTCGAGGTCGACGCCGTCCAGAGCCTTTACGTCGCCGAAGGTCTTGACCAGGCCTTCGGCATAGATGGCGCCTGGCATGTGGTACTCCACGTCGTTGGGGATTCTGTCGTCACGGTTTTCCGGAAAACGGTTGGCGCCAGGGACACGACTGACGCTAAGAACACGGGGGCGCCAGGTACACGGTTGACGCCGGGAAATGGGTTGGGTCGGCGCTGGGAACACGGGCTGGTGCGGGCCGCCGGGCGGGACGGTGGACTCCACGAGACACACCATAACGCGATGTATCGCGTCTCTCAATGGAGTTTTCCGAACGAGTGACAACCGGGTCCCCGACCTCAGCCGATGACCGTGTAGCCCGCCTCGCGCAGAGCCCGGCCGACCTCGACGCAGTGCGCCGGCCCCTTCGTCTCCAGGTGCAGCTCCACCTCCGCCTCCGTGAGCCCGAGCCGCGGATCGGTGCGTACGTGGCTCACGTCCAGGACGTTAGCGTCCACCACTGACAACACCCCCAGAAGTGTCGCGAGCGCACCCGGCCGGTCCGTCACCCGCAGTCGTACGGCCAGGTAGCGGCCCTGCGCGGCCATGCCGTGGGTCAGGATGCGCTGGAGCAGCAGCGGATCGACGTTGCCGCCGGACAGGACCGCCACCACCGGCCCCTCGAACGAACGCGGGTCGCTCAGCAGCGCGGCGACCGGGCTCGCCCCGGCCGGCTCGACGACCTGCTTGGCCCGCTCCAGGCACAGCAGCAAGGCGGCGGACAGCTCGTCCTCGGTGACCGTGCGGACCTCGTCCACCAGTTCGCCGATGATCCCGAACGGCACGTCACCCGGCCGCCCGACCTTGATGCCGTCGGCCATCGTCGCCGGGTTCTCGATCGACACCGGGCGCCCGGCCGCCAGCGAGGGCGGGTAGGCGGCCGCGCCCGCCGCCTGCACGCCCACGATCCGCACGTCCGGCCGCAGCGACTTCACCGCGACCGCGAGACCCGCCGCGAGCCCGCCCCCGCCGATGCCCACGACGACCGTGCGCACCTCCGGGCACTGCTCCAGGATCTCCAGACCGACCGTGCCCTGACCCGCGATGATGTCGGCGTGGTCGAAGGGGTGGATGAACACCGCGCCCGTCTCGGCCGCGTACTCCTGCGCCGCGGCCAGGGTCTCGTCCACCACCTGGCCGTGCAGGCGCACCTCGGCGCCGTACTCCTGCGTGGCGCTGATCTTCGGCAGCGGGGCGCCCCGGGGCATGAACACCGTGGACCGCACGCCGAGCAGCGCGGACGCCAGCGCCACACCCTGCGCGTGGTTGCCCGCGCTCGCCGCGACGACACCGGCGGCCCGCTCCTCGGGCAGCAGCCCGGCGATCCGGACGTACGCGCCGCGCAGCTTGAACGATCCCGTCCGCTGGAGGTTCTCGCACTTGAGGTGCACCGGCCCGCCCACCAGCTGGGACAGGTGCCGGCTGCCCTCCATCGCGGTCGTCCGCGCCACGCCCGCCAGCATCTTCTGGGCGCCGCGTACGTCATCGAGTGTGACCGGCGGCAAGGGGTCGGCCGTACGGTGGTTCATGACTCGAGTCTCGCAGTTCACAGGCGGGAACCGCTGCTGTGACCAACCCCCGAGACTGGTTTCCCCAGCGTCGGTACGGCCCGCCTCCCGGCCGCGTACCCTGTCCCCCAACCCAGCACCCCTTTCATGAAGTGAGCCTCCGGCCATGCCCACAACACCTGAAATGTCGATGGACATGACGACCGTCGGTGACCCCGGTCTCCTCGACACGCTGCAGCACGAGGTGGCGGTGTTCGCCCGCCGTGCCGAACAGACCCGGCTCGGCGGCGTCGGGCAGGTGCGCAACTCCATGGACCGCGCCGCATACCTGCTGCTCAACCGCCTCGACAAGGAAGGCCCGATGGGCGTCAAGGCGCTCGCAGCGAGCATGGGCATCGACTCGTCGACGGTCACCCGCCAGGTGGCGCCGCTGGTCGACACCGGCCTCGTCAAGCGCACCTCGCACCCGGAGGACGGGCGGGCCGTGGTACTCCAGCTGTCCCCGCGCGGGCAGTCGCGCCTGGAGGAAGTGCGCTCGTCACGGCGTCAGTTGATGGCCGAACTGACGCACGACTGGGAGCCGGGGGAGCGCGAGGCGTTCTGCACGCTCCTCACCCGCTTCAACACCGCCCTGTCCACTCGGATGGCGGCCTCGGGACTCTCGGGGTCGGAGGGGCCGACGGCGTCCTGAGCACTGTCCCGCGCGTGCGCGTGCGGGCCCGGTTTCGGGCGGGTCGGCTGTCGGCGGGCCCGCGCGCGTGCGGCTTGTCCGCGGACGGCGTCGTCGTGAGCACCGGTCGTGCTCACGCGGCTCTTGACCGAAAGGCCACCCCTGGCCTCATATGAGACCGGGGCCCCGGTCTCGCGTGGATCCGAGGCCGTACGCGGATCAGCGCTTCGTCACGCCGGCCGGGCCCCGTTTCGTCAGGTCGCCCTCAGGGGGAGGCGCCGTGCGACAACAACATGCGTCCGAAAGTGCCCGCCGGGCCCGGGAGTGCGAGGCGTTCGTCGCGGGCGCGGCCGGGCGGCTCCTGCATACCGCCACCCTGCTCACGGCGGAGGCACCGGGC
It includes:
- a CDS encoding thioredoxin domain-containing protein, with the protein product MPNRLAHETSPYLLQHADNPVDWWPWSAEAFEEARRRGVPVLLSVGYSSCHWCHVMAHESFEDPETADRLNAQFVPVKVDREERPDVDAVYMEAVQAATGQGGWPMTVFLTPEAEPFYFGTYFPPEPRHGMPSFRQVLDGVGQAWTERREEVAEVAGKIVRDLAGREISYGDSRAPGEEELAQALLGLTREYDPQRGGFGGAPKFPPSMVIEFLLRHHARTGAEGALQMARDTCERMARGGIYDQLGGGFARYSVDRDWVVPHFEKMLYDNALLCRVYAHLWRATGSELARRVALETADFMVRELRTSEGGFASALDADSDDGTGRHVEGVYYVWTPGQLAEVLGEEDARLAAEHFGVSEEGTFEHGSSVLQLPQREGGHDAERIESVRERLLRSRAQRPAPGRDDKVVAAWNGLAVAALAETGAYFDRPDLVEAAVGAADLLVRLHLDDHARLARTSKDGRAGANAGVLEDYADVAEGFLALASVTGEGVWLEFAGFLLDHVLARFADPESGALFDTAADAERLIRRPQDPTDNATPSGWTAAAGALLGYAAQTGSEAHRTAAERALGVVKALGPRVPRFVGWGLAVAEALLDGPREVAVVGPAIDDPATKALHRTALLGAAPGSVVAVGTPESDEFPLLGDRPLVGGEPTAYVCRNFTCDAPTTDPERLRAALGG
- a CDS encoding tetratricopeptide repeat protein, translating into MRDSHRAEAERLLARAVEEEVRRSGGRTDGSVLLSRARGSLDAMAQTAAEEYEAYTRAQDAARAGQLTFGQRYAREGAGTPLLVAGVAAVAAAVADLALGTGAGTALGAGVTVGVVGAAATVVKVAGSHVPAAHHRAGAIGQPGGPEQLRLQWLTALEVRGIRPFLDQQRVRNASTGPKRTGPRLRGTDKSAAARGRSVLQQSFGQLPEPADPFAGRRQELGRIRQWVQAARASTETRPTVVVLHGAPGSGRSALAVRAAHDLRDQFRGACLVDLRGDSPEEPPLPTRDALLHLLNRLGAPREQLLFRERSSPDQQVKRLGELYQQHLTGVPVTIILDDAPDPEQVRALVPERSDSLVLVTARKPLELPAGLSAWVHQLPVESLDGAGAEELLGAAAQDGSGPYDAEATDRIGLLCGGLPLALRIAGSSLGPRSPRRLATDLEAYGPVEPVERVLWLRYTDQADAARRLLRRLALAGRASLGAAAAAALLATDRTEAGSRLEALARAGLIDHVRGDRYRLHDSVRAFAQARLADEEEPAERTAAQERLIVNYAELADSVLRLVDGNMSTRSDRFSPHGFTSLDEALRWLDDESSFITATLRHAEGVDQGAVLNLLGALCDYCLLRGDLYRLGEISELAQAVDQGLLVRSVQWRTGIAARQLGELDKARTTLTSVVDLYMEAHHDAGAARALCSLGITLHHQGNLAEAAERLREALELQAAPELDTDRAWTMHALAAVERDRAHVSESLDLLTRSLVLHRAGESVHGEAWAHFQLGQLGLRMGDVPRAESELRTALDLYGRTRDARGEAWALTQLARARLVDGDPVTAVDGLRQAAARHRDNEDARGEGWTVYYLGQALEETGDLEHAVRELERSRTMFSRMRDVYGLACARHHSARVTRDQRAAQTGSLRNSGFARQLLVDARADFQRIGVAHGEAWTCLELVVVDAGNGRTGQALELCDEAAALFASYGDRRGEDWARFLRCTLLPYAAPGGVEVGTAVAQQELAELSRAGHPSRDGKLEDCLEAYQLLLERGVDLDAGWQAWRLGMVPNRHAREVMGVAVPAER
- the mca gene encoding mycothiol conjugate amidase Mca produces the protein MAVHAHPDDESSKGAATMAKYVSEGVDVLVVTCTGGERGSILNPKLQGDKYIEEHIHEVRKKEMDEAREILGVKQEWLGFVDSGLPEGDPLPPLPEGCFALEDVDKAAGELVKQIRSFRPQVITTYDENGGYPHPDHIMTHKISMVAFEGAADTEKYPEAEFGPAYQSLKLYYNQGFNRPRTEALHNALLDRGLESPYGDWLKRWSEFERTERTLTTHIPCAEFFEIRDKALIAHATQIDPDGGWFRVPMDLQREVWPTEEYELAKSLVDSSLPEDDLFAGIRDNA
- a CDS encoding DUF4307 domain-containing protein — encoded protein: MSTASTRLPEGRYGRSSDERSDRRLKTVGAVLAVALLTLVGYFAYHYVGENEISAQVITFDPSKDAVKVHLEVRKDSGASGYCTLRSQAANGAEVGRADFHFDGSDTRIDRVVTLRTTSPGTTAELLGCHSD
- the greA gene encoding transcription elongation factor GreA: MTQTSENVTWLTQEAYNKLKDELEYLTGPARTEIAAKIAAAREEGDLRENGGYHAAKEEQGKQELRVRQLTQLLENAQVGEAPSSTDGTVAPGMVVTIAFDGDEDDTLSFLLASREYASADIETYSPQSPLGTGVMGHKVGEDAEYELPNGKRASVKILKAKPYSA
- a CDS encoding ABC transporter permease, with the protein product MSASTEAARVAAPANALSQSVRDSLVLAQRNLIRMSRIPEMVIFGLIQPIMFVVLFSYVFGGSMQIGGSSSATAYKNFLMAGIFAQTVTFATASSGAGIADDMHKGLIDRFRSLPMARGAVLTGRTLADLVQTALTLLVLAVVALLVGWRVGSDGNTNAGRVLGAFGLLLLLGYAFTWIGALIGLSVRTPEAATSGGLIWLFPVTFISNAFVDTSHMTPWLRHVAEWNPFSATVQACRVLFANPGQSTSDAWPMVHPVWASLIYSVLIILIFRTLSVRKYRSATA
- a CDS encoding ATP-binding cassette domain-containing protein codes for the protein MPGAIYAEGLVKTFGDVKALDGVDLDVPEGTVLGLLGPNGAGKTTTVRCLTTLLRPDSGRAVVAGLDVLKQPNEVRRSIGLSGQFAAVDEYLTGRENIQMVGRLYQMKAKAAKARAEELLEQFHLTDAADRPAKTYSGGMRRRLDLAAALVVSPPVMFMDEPTTGLDPRNRQQLWEVIKQLVSGGTTLLLTTQYLEEADHLAHDIAVVDQGKVIARGTSDQLKARTGGERVEVVVHERDHIATAAEVLAGFGKGETSIEDHTRKLTVPVTGGAKLLAEVIRELDARGIEIDDIGLRRPTLDDVFLSLTGHLAETADEANGGPADAKAPQQKKEATQ